A genomic stretch from Methylophilus medardicus includes:
- a CDS encoding mechanosensitive ion channel family protein, which produces MSWFTYLGIENPAQMLALVKMLLRIFLIIGIAYFLNRLSKQLIVKLRDTFNARQADNIEEIKRLNTLSMVLRYIVTTVILAITVVEILHELGISIAPVLAAAGVVGLAVGFGAQSLVKDYFNGFFLLLENQIRKDDVVEIADKAGLVEEITLRYIKMRDYEGNVHYVPNGQITTVTNRSRDYAYAVMDIGVAYKENIEMVMQIMQEVGNALYADTAFNDKILDALEMAGVDELGDSAVVIRCRYKVRPLEQWTIKREYLKRIKNAFDQQGIEIPFPHLTVYQGAIQQALALD; this is translated from the coding sequence ATGTCATGGTTTACTTACTTAGGGATCGAAAATCCCGCACAAATGCTCGCGCTGGTGAAAATGTTGCTGCGCATTTTTTTAATTATCGGCATTGCCTACTTTCTCAATCGGCTGAGTAAACAATTGATTGTCAAACTGCGCGATACATTCAACGCTAGGCAAGCAGATAATATCGAAGAAATCAAACGGTTAAACACCCTCAGCATGGTGCTTCGCTATATTGTCACTACCGTCATTCTCGCGATTACCGTGGTCGAGATTCTGCACGAACTGGGCATTTCAATCGCTCCGGTACTGGCAGCTGCAGGGGTGGTTGGGCTGGCAGTGGGTTTTGGTGCGCAGAGTTTGGTCAAAGATTACTTTAACGGTTTTTTTCTACTGCTCGAAAATCAGATTCGTAAAGACGATGTGGTCGAGATTGCCGACAAGGCCGGCTTGGTTGAAGAAATCACGCTACGCTATATCAAAATGCGTGATTATGAAGGCAATGTACATTATGTGCCGAATGGACAAATAACCACAGTCACCAACCGCTCGCGCGATTATGCCTATGCCGTGATGGATATCGGAGTGGCCTATAAGGAAAATATTGAGATGGTCATGCAGATCATGCAAGAGGTTGGCAACGCGCTCTATGCAGACACTGCCTTCAATGACAAGATTCTGGATGCACTGGAAATGGCAGGGGTAGATGAGCTGGGTGATTCAGCGGTGGTGATTCGCTGTCGTTACAAGGTTCGCCCTCTGGAGCAATGGACGATCAAACGCGAGTATTTGAAACGCATTAAAAACGCATTTGATCAACAGGGCATTGAAATTCCATTCCCACATCTGACGGTCTATCAAGGCGCTATCCAGCAGGCCTTGGCCCTTGATTAA
- the glmM gene encoding phosphoglucosamine mutase: MSKQYFGTDGIRGRVGESVITPEFVMKLGYAAGRVLANHEHLPMGKRPTVLIGKDTRISGYMLEASLEAGLSAAGVDVLLTGPMPTPAVAYLTRALRAQAGIVISASHNPYDDNGIKFFSAQGTKLPDDIEYAIEAELAKPMQVMASAHLGKAKRVDDAAGRYVEFCKSTFPNHLDLRGLKIVLDCAHGATYHVAPPVFHELGAEVIAIGNQPDGLNINENVGSTHPQALQQAVVAHHADLGIAFDGDGDRVMMVDGAGQLLDGDQLLYIIAMGLYAKGKLKGGVAGTLMTNLALEHALQKHQIPFGRAKVGDRYVLELLQEKNWKLGGENSGHILTLDKHTSGDAIIAALQVLQSLRESGKTLQQLGADLTLYPQVLINVTTQQKLDLQQAAVQTAVSQAEQALHGQGRVLLRASGTEPKIRVMVEGLNAALVQSQAEQLATVIRQLSA, from the coding sequence ATGAGTAAACAATATTTTGGTACCGATGGCATTCGTGGACGCGTGGGGGAGTCGGTGATCACGCCAGAGTTTGTCATGAAGCTTGGCTACGCTGCTGGACGTGTGTTAGCGAATCATGAGCATTTGCCGATGGGAAAGCGTCCCACGGTGTTGATTGGCAAAGATACGCGTATTTCGGGCTATATGCTCGAAGCTTCATTGGAGGCGGGCTTATCTGCCGCTGGCGTGGATGTGTTACTCACCGGCCCCATGCCGACCCCTGCCGTGGCTTATTTGACGCGGGCGCTGCGGGCGCAGGCGGGCATTGTGATTTCGGCCTCACACAATCCTTACGATGACAATGGCATTAAGTTTTTTTCGGCACAAGGGACAAAGCTGCCGGATGACATCGAATACGCGATCGAGGCTGAATTAGCCAAGCCCATGCAGGTGATGGCCTCTGCGCACTTGGGTAAGGCAAAACGGGTGGATGACGCGGCGGGCCGTTACGTCGAGTTCTGTAAAAGTACTTTTCCGAATCATCTCGATTTGCGTGGGCTTAAAATTGTTCTCGATTGTGCGCATGGCGCCACTTACCATGTGGCCCCGCCGGTGTTTCACGAGTTAGGCGCTGAGGTGATTGCCATTGGCAATCAGCCGGACGGGTTGAATATCAACGAAAATGTGGGCTCAACGCATCCACAAGCGCTGCAACAAGCCGTGGTTGCGCATCATGCAGACTTAGGGATTGCCTTCGATGGTGACGGCGACCGGGTGATGATGGTGGACGGTGCCGGTCAGCTGCTCGACGGCGATCAGTTACTGTATATCATTGCCATGGGGTTGTATGCCAAAGGGAAACTCAAAGGCGGTGTGGCGGGCACGCTGATGACCAATTTGGCACTCGAGCATGCCTTACAAAAGCACCAGATTCCCTTTGGTCGTGCCAAGGTGGGTGACCGTTATGTGTTGGAGCTGTTACAAGAAAAGAACTGGAAACTAGGCGGTGAAAATTCTGGGCATATCCTCACCTTGGATAAACATACCAGTGGTGACGCGATTATTGCCGCGTTACAGGTACTGCAATCTTTGCGTGAGAGCGGTAAAACCCTACAGCAGCTAGGGGCTGATTTAACGCTCTATCCGCAAGTGTTGATCAATGTCACTACCCAACAAAAACTAGACTTGCAGCAGGCGGCGGTACAAACGGCGGTGAGCCAAGCCGAACAAGCATTGCATGGTCAAGGCCGCGTACTATTGCGCGCTTCTGGCACCGAGCCTAAAATTCGGGTAATGGTAGAAGGCTTAAATGCGGCCTTGGTACAATCGCAAGCAGAACAGCTGGCAACGGTGATTCGTCAGTTATCTGCCTAG
- the folP gene encoding dihydropteroate synthase — MLFECGHFSLQFDSPKVMGILNVTPDSFSDGGQFAQQEAAVAQALLLIEQGAAILDIGGESTRPNAQPVPLDEELQRVIPVIEALVARDIPVPISIDTYKPEVMRAAIAAGASMVNDVRGLQTPGALEVVAGSQVGVCIMHMQGTPQTMQLDPHYTDVVAEVKQFLSNQRDACLAAGIAPSRIMFDPGFGFGKTRSHNIALVKALPELVALNCPLLVGLSRKSVLGQMTGNDVDARLHASVAAAVISAMHGAHLLRVHDVKATVEALKVVAALK; from the coding sequence ATGCTGTTTGAATGCGGACATTTCAGCCTGCAGTTTGATTCCCCCAAAGTCATGGGCATACTCAATGTGACGCCTGATTCCTTCTCGGATGGTGGTCAGTTTGCGCAACAGGAGGCTGCGGTCGCGCAGGCACTGTTGTTGATTGAGCAAGGGGCAGCGATTTTGGACATTGGTGGTGAATCGACGCGACCTAACGCGCAGCCGGTTCCACTTGACGAAGAGTTGCAACGCGTCATCCCCGTGATCGAGGCATTAGTCGCACGAGACATTCCCGTGCCGATTTCAATTGATACCTACAAACCTGAAGTGATGCGCGCGGCGATCGCTGCGGGTGCGAGCATGGTGAACGATGTCCGTGGCTTGCAAACGCCGGGGGCGTTGGAGGTGGTTGCGGGTAGTCAGGTGGGTGTATGCATCATGCATATGCAAGGCACGCCACAAACCATGCAACTTGATCCGCACTATACCGATGTAGTAGCCGAGGTAAAACAGTTTTTAAGCAACCAGCGCGACGCCTGTCTGGCGGCCGGGATTGCACCATCACGTATCATGTTTGACCCTGGCTTTGGTTTTGGTAAAACGCGTAGCCATAATATTGCCTTGGTGAAAGCCTTACCGGAACTGGTAGCATTAAATTGCCCTTTGCTAGTGGGCTTGTCTCGAAAATCCGTGTTGGGGCAAATGACCGGCAATGATGTGGATGCGCGCTTGCATGCCAGCGTGGCGGCTGCGGTCATCAGTGCCATGCATGGCGCCCACCTGTTGCGGGTACATGATGTTAAAGCGACGGTCGAAGCCCTCAAAGTAGTGGCTGCATTAAAATAA
- the ftsH gene encoding ATP-dependent zinc metalloprotease FtsH — protein MNNLLKNIAIWVAIALLLMTVFNQFSGTARSGGQVVYSQFMQEVRDGRVAKVQIDGRSLHVTTNEGKNYDTFTPSDPWMVSDLLKNNVIVEAKPEEHESVLMSIFVSWFPMVLLIGVWIFFMRQMQGGGKGGGPFSFGKSKARQLDESNNSTTFADVAGCDEAKEEVSELVDFLKDPTKFQKLGGRIPRGVLMVGPPGTGKTLLARAIAGEAKVPFFSISGSDFVEMFVGVGAARVRDMFETAKKNSPCIIFIDEIDAVGRHRGAGTGGGNDEREQTLNQMLVEMDGFEANSGVIVIAATNRADVLDKALLRPGRFDRQVMVGLPDIKGREQILNVHMRKVPIDPDVRADILARGTPGFSGADLANLVNESALFAARRNKRTVDMQDFEDAKDKIFMGPERKSMVMREEERLNTAYHESGHAVVAKLLPKADPVHKVTIMPRGWALGLTWQLPEHDRISNYKDKMLEDISILFGGRIAEEIFMHQMSTGASNDFERATKMARDMVTKYGMSDSLGTMVYAGSEQDSWMGSMSSRTVSEATQQKVDAEIRRILDEQYSLARKLLEDNRDKVEAMTKALMEMETIDADQINDIMAGLPVRAPKPKNGPVVSSGGSGTGPIVNPAPQPTAKGDETESNA, from the coding sequence TTGAATAATCTATTGAAAAATATTGCGATTTGGGTAGCGATCGCTTTGTTGCTGATGACGGTATTTAACCAATTCAGCGGCACCGCCAGAAGTGGTGGTCAAGTGGTTTATTCTCAGTTCATGCAAGAGGTGAGAGATGGCCGCGTTGCAAAAGTGCAAATCGATGGTCGCTCACTGCACGTGACCACCAACGAGGGCAAAAACTACGACACCTTCACGCCATCTGATCCATGGATGGTGTCAGATCTTCTGAAAAATAATGTGATCGTTGAGGCTAAACCGGAAGAGCATGAGTCTGTCCTCATGAGTATCTTCGTGTCTTGGTTCCCAATGGTTCTGTTGATCGGTGTTTGGATTTTCTTCATGCGCCAGATGCAAGGTGGCGGCAAGGGCGGCGGTCCGTTCTCATTCGGCAAAAGTAAAGCCCGTCAATTGGACGAATCCAACAACAGCACGACCTTTGCTGATGTAGCTGGTTGCGACGAAGCCAAAGAAGAAGTGTCTGAGCTGGTGGACTTCTTGAAAGATCCAACAAAGTTTCAGAAGCTAGGCGGGCGTATCCCTCGGGGCGTGTTGATGGTGGGCCCACCTGGGACTGGTAAAACGTTGTTGGCTCGTGCCATCGCTGGCGAAGCCAAAGTGCCTTTCTTCAGTATTTCAGGATCTGACTTTGTTGAAATGTTTGTTGGGGTAGGTGCGGCGCGTGTGCGTGACATGTTTGAAACCGCTAAGAAAAACTCTCCTTGTATCATTTTCATTGACGAAATTGATGCAGTTGGCCGCCATCGTGGCGCCGGTACTGGCGGCGGTAATGATGAGCGCGAGCAAACCTTGAACCAAATGCTGGTTGAGATGGACGGTTTTGAGGCAAACTCCGGCGTGATTGTGATTGCTGCCACGAACCGTGCAGATGTATTGGATAAAGCTTTACTGCGTCCAGGCCGTTTTGACCGTCAGGTGATGGTTGGCTTGCCAGATATTAAAGGCCGTGAGCAAATCTTGAATGTGCATATGCGCAAAGTGCCGATTGACCCAGATGTGAGAGCGGACATTCTAGCGCGTGGTACGCCTGGTTTCAGCGGTGCCGATCTCGCGAACTTGGTAAACGAATCCGCCTTATTTGCAGCACGCCGCAATAAACGCACTGTTGATATGCAAGATTTTGAGGATGCTAAGGACAAGATTTTTATGGGTCCTGAGCGTAAATCAATGGTGATGCGCGAAGAGGAAAGACTGAATACGGCTTACCATGAGTCTGGACATGCGGTGGTGGCTAAACTGCTACCCAAAGCGGATCCTGTACACAAAGTGACTATTATGCCGCGCGGCTGGGCTTTGGGTTTGACCTGGCAGTTGCCGGAACATGACCGCATCAGTAACTACAAAGACAAGATGTTAGAAGATATTTCTATTCTGTTTGGCGGCCGTATTGCTGAAGAAATTTTCATGCATCAAATGTCTACCGGGGCTTCTAATGACTTTGAACGCGCCACCAAAATGGCACGTGACATGGTGACTAAATATGGCATGTCCGATAGTCTGGGCACCATGGTGTATGCTGGTAGTGAGCAAGATTCATGGATGGGTAGCATGTCTTCCCGCACAGTGTCTGAAGCCACTCAACAAAAAGTGGATGCAGAAATCCGCCGTATCTTGGATGAGCAGTATAGTCTTGCCCGCAAATTGCTTGAAGACAATCGCGATAAAGTCGAGGCCATGACCAAAGCGTTAATGGAAATGGAAACCATCGATGCGGATCAAATCAATGACATTATGGCGGGCTTGCCAGTGCGGGCGCCAAAACCAAAAAATGGTCCAGTGGTGAGCTCTGGTGGCAGTGGTACAGGCCCGATTGTGAATCCTGCGCCTCAACCAACGGCAAAAGGTGATGAGACTGAAAGTAATGCTTAA
- the rlmE gene encoding 23S rRNA (uridine(2552)-2'-O)-methyltransferase RlmE: MKPSKTSKAWMQEHLNDPFVKQAQKDGYRARAAYKLLEIDDKDKLIKPGMTVVDLGSTPGSWSQVAVQRIKGQGRVIALDILEMHPIPGVEFICGDFREETVLKQLEATLNHKLVDLVIADMAPNMSGLKDVDQAGATYLTELALDFCQQWLKPGGNILVKVFIGSGFDDIVKQMRDQFEKVVTRKPKASRDRSSEVYLLGLQRKA; the protein is encoded by the coding sequence ATGAAACCCTCCAAAACCAGCAAAGCTTGGATGCAGGAACACTTGAATGATCCGTTCGTAAAACAGGCCCAAAAAGACGGTTACCGTGCGCGGGCAGCTTATAAACTGCTGGAGATTGACGATAAAGATAAATTGATCAAGCCCGGCATGACGGTGGTTGATCTTGGTTCAACACCAGGCAGTTGGTCGCAAGTGGCGGTGCAGCGCATCAAGGGGCAGGGGCGAGTCATCGCCCTCGACATACTGGAGATGCATCCGATTCCGGGGGTGGAATTTATTTGTGGTGACTTTCGCGAAGAGACCGTTCTCAAGCAACTCGAAGCCACGCTTAATCATAAGTTAGTAGACCTGGTCATTGCCGACATGGCTCCGAATATGAGTGGTCTAAAAGATGTAGATCAAGCAGGCGCAACTTACTTAACCGAGCTCGCACTGGATTTTTGTCAACAATGGTTGAAACCCGGCGGTAATATTCTGGTCAAAGTTTTTATTGGGAGTGGGTTTGACGACATTGTGAAGCAAATGCGCGACCAATTTGAAAAAGTGGTGACCCGTAAACCTAAAGCTTCACGTGACCGTAGTAGCGAAGTATATTTATTGGGCTTACAGCGTAAAGCTTGA
- the yhbY gene encoding ribosome assembly RNA-binding protein YhbY, whose amino-acid sequence MQLNSKQIAYLRGLAHTLNPVVMIGNNGLTDAVLKEIDVSLNAHELIKVQVAGDDRELRKSLLTEIAEKANAVAVHHIGKQLVFYRASDMVKASAKIVIPKL is encoded by the coding sequence ATGCAATTAAACAGCAAACAAATCGCTTATTTACGTGGCCTGGCACACACTTTAAACCCGGTTGTCATGATAGGCAATAATGGGCTGACCGACGCCGTTTTAAAAGAAATTGATGTAAGTCTTAATGCACACGAACTGATTAAAGTGCAAGTGGCTGGTGACGACCGCGAGTTGCGCAAATCACTGCTGACTGAGATTGCAGAAAAAGCCAACGCAGTGGCTGTCCACCACATTGGCAAACAATTAGTGTTTTATCGCGCCAGTGACATGGTGAAAGCTTCAGCCAAGATTGTCATTCCAAAGCTGTAA
- a CDS encoding DUF4149 domain-containing protein, giving the protein MAKQSGLTVWINPVLVTLWVGALWMTALTASVLFQTIPDRQLAGQVAGRLFTIVSYIGLASGLWLLLQRLAGEGLSAFKQGLFWVVFFMWILVLIGEFGIQPLLAQLKASALPNDVMQSVFASRFKTWHGIASIAYLIECLLGLWLVIKSS; this is encoded by the coding sequence ATGGCCAAGCAATCAGGACTCACCGTTTGGATTAATCCTGTGTTAGTGACACTCTGGGTTGGGGCGTTATGGATGACTGCCTTAACCGCTAGTGTGTTGTTTCAGACCATCCCTGATCGCCAATTGGCTGGCCAGGTGGCAGGGCGCCTGTTTACGATTGTGAGTTATATCGGTCTCGCAAGTGGTTTGTGGTTACTGTTGCAACGATTGGCTGGTGAGGGGTTGTCAGCCTTCAAGCAAGGTTTGTTTTGGGTGGTATTTTTTATGTGGATATTAGTCCTCATTGGTGAGTTCGGTATTCAACCGTTGCTTGCGCAGTTAAAAGCCAGTGCCCTACCAAATGATGTGATGCAAAGTGTGTTTGCTAGCCGGTTTAAAACATGGCACGGTATTGCCAGTATTGCTTACTTGATCGAGTGTTTGCTTGGGCTGTGGTTGGTGATTAAATCCAGTTAG
- the greA gene encoding transcription elongation factor GreA: MAVHQIPVTVLGAELLKEELQRLRAVDRPNIIQAIAEARAQGDLSENAEYESAKERQSFIEGRISELEAKLSNLQIIDPTTLNAEGRVVFGATVRFEDLDSGEPKTYQIVGEDEADIKNGKISVSSPIARGLIGKSEGEVVEVQSPGGVKEYEIIEVLYI, translated from the coding sequence ATGGCAGTACATCAAATTCCTGTGACCGTGCTTGGCGCAGAATTGCTCAAGGAAGAATTACAACGTTTGCGTGCGGTCGACAGACCAAATATTATTCAGGCCATTGCCGAAGCGCGCGCGCAGGGTGATTTGTCAGAGAATGCCGAATACGAGTCAGCGAAAGAGCGCCAGAGCTTTATCGAGGGTCGTATCTCTGAGCTTGAAGCGAAGCTGTCAAACCTGCAAATTATTGATCCAACCACATTAAATGCGGAGGGTCGTGTGGTGTTTGGTGCCACCGTCCGTTTTGAGGACTTAGATTCAGGCGAGCCTAAAACCTATCAGATCGTCGGTGAAGATGAAGCCGATATCAAAAACGGAAAAATTTCGGTGAGCTCGCCGATTGCACGCGGCCTGATTGGTAAATCAGAGGGTGAAGTGGTTGAAGTGCAATCGCCCGGTGGCGTGAAAGAGTACGAAATTATCGAAGTACTCTACATTTAG